A segment of the Streptomyces sp. NBC_01235 genome:
GATCAGGCTGTCGTTGGCCAGCGCGTGATAGCTGACGCCCTGGTCGCCGAAGGCGGTGAAGGTGAACGGCGCCTTGTGGGCGGGGGCGGTGGTGAAGGTGCCCAGGGTGCCCAGCAGGTGCGGCTCGGCCGGGTCGAAGCCGGCGTGGCCGACGCCGTAGTAGTACGTCTTGCCGGGCTTGAGGTGGGTGAGCTTGGCGTGCACGTAGTACTGGGTGTGGTTGCCGCTGGCACCGACCCCGGCCGGGGTGTACAGGGTGCGCACCTCGGCCTCGATCTTGCGGGAGAGGTCCCAGGGGTGAGCGCCGATGCGGATGAACGGCTTCTTCACCGCGACGGGGACCTGCCACGAGACGGTGATCTCGGTGCGCGGGTCGTTGCCGTAGGCGAGGTGGCGGCCGAAGGGGGCGACGAGGGCGCCGTCGACGGTCTCGGTGTGCGAGAGGGGCTGCGTGGGTGTGGCGGCCTGGGCCGTGGCGCCGGTCACGAACGCGCCACCGGTGACGGCGCCGAGCGTGACGGCGCCGCCTCTGATCATCGTGCGCCGGGAGAACGTGGCGCGCAGGTACTCGTGCTGCTCGGCCATGCTCATGCGGTCGGCGAGCTGCTCGGGTACGCCCATGCGAGGAGTGTCCATGACGTCTGAAACTCGTCGCCCCGGGCGACGGGCCGCAAGACGCCGAATGGACGGATCGCGAACAGGGGCTCATAACACATTCAACGTTCCCCCAAGACTCCTTAACAGGCGCCTGCCCGAAATCGGGCACGTTTCTTGCGAAACCGGCGCGCGTACCTCAGGATCTACCGGGTGCACGACGAACTTGTTGATCACCTGACGCGCTCCACGCCCCTCCGGCGGGGCGAGGCGCTGCGGGTGATCCAGGACGTGCTCGCCTACTTCGACGAGACGACCGAGAACTACGTCCGTCGCCGCCACCGCGAGCTCCAGGCCCAGGGCCTGGTGAACGCGGAGATCTTCGAACGGATCGAGGCGGACCTGAAATACCGTGCGGTGGCCCCGCCCGAGCTTACGCTCAGGCAACTGCGGCGCATCGTCTACGGCTGAACCGAAAAGCTTGGGGATACGTATATATGTGCGGAATCGTCGGATACATCGGGAAGCGTGACGTCGCTCCCCTGCTCCTGGAGGGCCTGCAGCGCCTGGAGTACCGCGGGTACGACTCCGCGGGCATCGTCGTCACGTCCCCGAAGACGGCCGGCCTGAAGATGGTCAAGGCCAAGGGCCGGGTCCGTGACCTGGAGGCCAAGGTCCCGGCGCGCTTCAAGGGCACCACCGGCATCGCCCACACCCGCTGGGCCACCCACGGCGCCCCCTCCGACGTGAACGCCCACCCGCACATGTCGGCCGACCTCAAGGTCGCCGTCGTCCACAACGGCATCATCGACAACGCCTCCGACCTGCGCAAGAAGCTCGAGGCGGACGGCGTCGAGTTCCTCTCGGACACGGACACCGAGGTCCTCGTCCACCTCGTCGCCCGCTCGCAGGCCGAGAAGCTCGAGGACAAGGTCCGCGAGGCGCTGCGCGTCGTCGAGGGCACCTACGGCATCGCCGTCATGCACGCCGACTTCAACGACCGCATCGTCGTCGCCCGCAACGGCTCCCCGGTCGTCCTCGGCATCGGCGAGAAGGAGATGTTCGTCGCCTCGGACATCGCCGCGCTGGTCGCCCACACCCGGCAGATAGTGACGCTGGACGACGGCGAGATGGCCACCCTCAAGGCCGACGACTTCCGCACCTACACCACCGAGGGCACCCGCACCACGGCCGAGCCCACCACCGTGGAGTGGGAGGCCGCCTCCTACGACATGGGCGGCCACGACACGTACATGCACAAGGAGATCCACGAGCAGGCCGACGCCGTGGACCGCGTGCTGCGCGGCCGCATCGACGACCGCTTCTCCACCGTGCACCTCGGCGGCCTCAACCTGGACGCCCGCGAGGCCCGCCAGATCCGCCGCGTGAAGATCCTCGGCTGCGGCACCTCGTACCACGCGGGCATGATCGGCGCCCAGATGATCGAGGAGCTGGCCCGCATCCCCGCGGACGCCGAGCCCGCGTCCGAGTTCCGCTACCGCAACGCGGTCGTGGACCCCGACACCCTCTACATCGCCGTCTCCCAGTCCGGTGAGACCTACGACGTGCTGGCGGCCGTCCAGGAGCTGAAGCGCAAGGGCGCCCGGGTGCTGGGCGTCGTCAACGTGGTCGGTTCGGCGATCGCCCGCGAGGCCGACGGCGGCGTGTACGTGCACGCCGGCCCCGAGGTCTGCGTGGTCTCCACCAAGTGCTTCACGAACACGACGGTGGCCTTCGCGCTGCTCGCCCTGCACCTCGGCCGCACCCGCGACCTCTCCGTGCGCGACGGCAAGCGGATCATCGAGGGGCTGCGCAAGCTGCCCGGCCAGATCGCGGAGATCCTCTCCTACGAGGAGGAGATCAAGAAGCTGGCCGAGGAGTTCGCCGAGGCCCGCTCGATGCTCTTCATCGGCCGCGTCCGGGGCTACCCGGTCGCCCGTGAGGCCTCCCTGAAGCTCAAGGAGGTCTCGTACATCCACGCCGAGGCCTACCCGGCCTCCGAGCTCAAGCACGGCCCGCTGGCGCTCATCGAGCCCGCGCTCCCGACGGTCGCGATCGTCCCGAACGACGACCTGCTGGAGAAGAACCGCGCGGCCCTGGAGGAGATCAAGGCCCGCAGCGGCAAGATCCTCGCCGTGGCCCACGAGTGCCAGGAGAAGGCCGACCAGACGATCGTCGTCCCGAAGAACGAGGACGAACTCGACCCGATCCTGATGGGCATCCCCCTCCAGCTCCTCGCCTACTACACGGCAAAGGCCCTGGGCAGGGACATCGACAAGCCCCGCAACCTGGCGAAGTCGGTCACGGTCGAGTAGGAACCCGCAGAAGCACAGAACGGACCCCCACGTGACGCCACCGGTCACGGGGGGTCCGCTCTCGTTCGCCGGGGAAGCCCAACTCCCCGGCGCCGGCTGCCATTCAGCCCGTGGCCGTCACCCCGGGGCGGGCAGCACGCCGAGAGAACGCCGTGGGCCAGTGCGCCAGAGCCGCCGTCGCCGCATACCAGGCGACCGCCCCCGCCGCGACGGCGAACCAGCCGCCCGCCTTGGTGAGGCCGTCACTGCCGGCGAAGCGGGCGACGGCCATCAGCACGAGCGCCACACAGAACAACCCGTACGCGCCCTGGCCGAGTTGGTCGCCGCCGGCGAGGGTCAGGGAGAGCGCCACGAGGGCGAACAGCAGCAGGAAGAGCCCCGCGGCGTTGTCGGAGACCTGGGCCCCGGCGGAGACCGCCCAGGTGAACCAGAAGGCGCCGAGGACGGTGTGGGCGGTGCCGGTGGCCGTGTCGCGGTCCCGGAGGGCGAACAGGCCGGCGACGAACAGCGCGACGCCGCCGACGTAGTGGGCGATGGATACGGCGTCCGCAGCCGTCACGCCGTCGATGAGGTCGGTGTACCCGAGGCCGAAGGCCAACAGGGTGACGCCGAGGGCCAGTCGGCCGGCGATCGTGGTGATGCCGCTTCCCGCAGAGACGTCTTTGTCCACGGCGGGCTCCCTTCACGCTTCATGCTTCACGCATGTGGAGTTGTGTGAGCGGTATATGCCCTTCACAAGGGCACAAACACCCCTACGCGCCAGTAGATTTACGCTGCACACAAGCTGCACACAAGCCGCGCACCAAAGCGGGCCGGAGCTACCCAGATCTCATCTCACCTGGGAGAACGGCGAGTTACGGAATGACAACGACGGGCCGCTTCGCGCGCTTGGCGAGCCGCCCCGCGACCGAGCCGAAGATCCGACCGACGATGCCGTGGGTCGAGCCGACGACGATCGCGTCGGCCTCGTACTCCCGCCCCACCTCTTCGAGTTCGTGGCAGATGTCGCCGCCGCGCTCGACCAGGATCCAGGGCACCTCGGCGAGGTAGTCCGCGCACGCGAGCTCCAGGCCGAGCACCTCGGTACGGTGGTCCGGCACGTCGACGAAGACGGGCGGTTCGCAGCCGGCCCACACCGTGGTGGGCAGCCGGTTGGCGACGTGGACGATGATCAGGCCCGAGCCGGAGCGATGGGCCATGCCGACGGCGTACGCGAGCGCGCGTTCACTGGACGTGGAGCCGTCGAAGCCGACGACCACGCCGTGCTTGAAGGCTGGATCGCAGGCGTGGCGTGCGTCTTCCGCCGCCAGGGGCTCGGCCGCCGTAGGGTCGGCGACGGGCCGCTTGCGGTCCGCGGGTTCGAAGAATTCGTGACCGGCCATGGCTGTCTCGGCGTATCGATCCTTATACGGGTGGGACGGCGGTGAGCGGCGGAGCTGTCCGGGAATGGTCTTCCCAACCCCATACCCCCAAGGGTACGGCGGCACGCCTCCTAGGCCCAGATCCCGCACGCCCCCGGTGGGGGTTCCAGGGAGCATGCACGAGCCGACGCCCGTAACGCAATGGTTGCTGCCCCGTACAGGCGGTTTGCACAGGATTCACTTACGCGGAACCGCCCCCGGGCAGTGACCGACCGCTCGAACGGGCGTTGAACCCTTGCACCGCCGTCACACCGCGCCGCCACCCCACCGTCGCACCGCCCGCCGTACCGCCGCCCCAGGAAGGAGCCCGCCCCATGCCCTCGTCCCGCGCCACCCCCGAGACCCACCCCGGCGACGACCGGACGACCGACCTGATCCGCTGGGCGGCCTTCAGCTGTGTCCTGGTTCCGGTGGTCCTCCTCTGGTACGGCACCTCCCTGGCCGGCGCCACCGGCACCGCCCTGGGCCTCGCCGCCGTCACGGCCGCGTGCCGGGTGCTGCTGCGCCGGTCCGAGCAGTGTGCGGCCCGGTTGCTCGACGAGGATCCCGCGCCGCAGGCGCACCGGGGGCGCCATCAGCGCACCGGATCGGGGTCGCACCGTGGCGGTCGTCACTCTGGGGGAAACTCACCGGTCAGTTGACCGGTTTTCGCGCACGGACCCGCTTCTTTTCAGCCAACTTCCCACCACTGTGCATTCCTTGCCGTAACCACCCCCCACCCCCCGTTCCACCTGCGCGGAAAGGGCCTCAGGGGCCCTGCGCACCCTACGGGGATTGGCCACCGCACCGAGGCGCACTTCCCTGCACGGCCCACTAGTGCAACGCTTCGTGATCGAATGCTTCACGCCAAGTTGCCATGTCGACAATCCGCCGGGTGCTGAACTGGCCACGCCGGCATCATGCGACACAGTAGATTCGATCTTGACTGTCTACGGCGGGGGACTCGTGCAGGACCGAGGGGAAACGTGCAGGAGCGACACAACCGAGGAGCCGCGACCACCGAGGGGGGCTTAGCAGGATGAGCCACGACTCCACTGCCGCGCCGGAAGCCGCGGCCCGGAAACTCTCCGGGCGACGCCGCAAGGAGATCGTCGCGGTGCTGCTGTTCAGCGGCGGCCCCATCTTCGAGAGTTCCATTCCGCTGTCGGTGTTCGGGATTGACCGCCAGGACGCCGGCGTGCCGCGCTACCGCTTGTTGGTGTGCGGCGGCGAAGAAGGCCCGCTGCGGACCACGGGGGGCCTGGAACTCACCGCGCCACATGGCCTGGAGGCGATCGCACGGGCGGGCACGGTCGTCGTGCCGGCCTGGCGTTCGATCACTTCACCGCCACCGGAGGAGGCGCTCGACGCACTGCGCCGGGCGCACGAAGAGGGTGCCCGCATCGTGGGCCTGTGCACCGGCGCGTTCGTGCTGGCCGCCGCAGGCCTGCTCGACGGCCGCCCGGCGACGACCCACTGGATGTACGCACCGACGCTGGCCAAGCGCTACCCGTCGGTACACGTGGATCCACGAGAACTCTTCGTGGACGACGGCGACGTCCTGACGTCGGCGGGTACGGCGGCCGGAATCGATCTCTGTCTCCACATCGTGCGGACAGATCACGGCAACGAGGCGGCGGGCGCGCTGGCCCGGCGTCTCGTGGTCCCGCCGCGCCGATCCGGCGGTCAGGAGCGCTACCTGGACCGGTCTTTACCGGAGGAGATCGGCGCCGACCCGCTGGCCGAGGTCGTCGCCTGGGCGCTGGAACACCTCCACGAGCAGTTCGACGTGGAGACACTGGCGGCACGCGCCTACATGAGCCGCCGCACCTTCGACCGCCGCTTCCGGTCGCTGACCGGCAGCGCGCCACTTCAGTGGCTGATCACCCAGCGGGTGCTGCAAGCACAGCGCCTGCTGGAGACGTCGGACTACTCGGTGGACGAGGTCGCGGGCCGATGCGGCTTCCGCTCGCCGGTGGCCCTGCGCGGCCACTTCCGGCGCCAGCTGGGTTCGTCCCCGGCGGCGTACCGGGCGGCGTACCGGGCGCGCAGGCCGCAGGGCGAACGCACGACGGACAGCGAGCCGTCGTCCCCGACGCCACCGCCGCCGGCGCTGCACCCGGACGCGCCGGGGCCGGTCCCGCCGCAGCTCCGGCGCACGGCCGGTGCGATGGGCTCGTCGGCGTCCCTGCCGTCCGAGCACGCACGCGACGCGTACGCGACCTCGCGGGCGAGTCTGCCGGGGCAGCGCAGCGGTACGTGAGCCGGTAGGAACACCTCGAAAACGCCGGACGGGCATCCCAGCCCGTCCGGCGTTTTCGACGACGCGGCCCACACAGGGCCCGCACGGAGGGACGAGGCCCACACAGCCGCGGGGCATCCCAAAAGCCGACGTCAGCTTTAGGGTGGTCGCATGAACGATCGCATGGTGTGGATCGACTGCGAGATGACCGGCCTCTCGCTGTCCGACGACGCTCTCATCGAGGTTGCCGCCCTCGTCACCGACTCCGAGCTGAACATCCTCGGCGACGGTGTGGACATCGTCATCCGCCCGCCGGCCAAGGCACTGGAGACGATGCCGGAGGTGGTGCGTGAGATGCACACCACGTCCGGGCTGCTCGACGAGCTGGCCGGCGGGACGACGCTCGCGGAGGCCGAGGCGCAGGTCCTGGCCTATGTACGGGAGCACGTGAAGGAGCCCGGCAAGGCGCCGCTGTGCGGCAACTCCGTCGGCACCGACCGCGGCTTCCTCGCCCGGGACATGTCGGCCCTGGAGGGCTACCTGCACTACCGCATCGTCGACGTCTCCTCCATCAAGGAGCTCGCCCGGCGCTGGTACCCGCGGGCGTACTTCAACAGCCCCGAGAAGAACGGCAACCACCGCGCCCTCGCCGACATCCGCGAGTCCATCGCGGAACTGCGCTACTACCGCGAGGCCGTCTTCGTACCGCAGCCCGGCCCGGACTCCGACACCGCCAGGACCATCGCCGCGAAGCACGTCCTGCCCGCCCAGTAGGAGGCGCCGGGAGCCGCCCGGAAAAGCCGTGCGCGAGCACCCCTTCGGACCCTGTACACTTTTTCTCGGCCGGTAGGGAGACCACAAAGTCCAACTGCCGGGCGTGGTGGGTGTAGCTCAGCTGGTAGAGCACCTGGTTGTGGTCCAGGATGCCGCGGGTTCGAGTCCCGTCACTCACCCTGATTCATCAGCCGGTGACTTCCCGCAAGGGAGGTCACCGGCTGATGCGTTTCCCGGAACGGAACGGAAAACGGAACGGAGCGGCATGGGGTCAGCGGTCCACGCCGAACCGATCAGCACCGCCCGCCTCGACCTGCTCCCCCTGCGCGTGGAACACGCGGCGGAGATGGCGACCGTCCTGGCGGATCCCGCCCTCCACACCTTCATCGGCGGCGCCCCCAGCACCCCAAAGTCCCTGCACACCCGCTACGAACGCCTCGTCGCGGGCTCCGGGGACCCGTCCGTCTCCTGGTGCAACTGGGTCCTGCGCCTACGCGACGCCGACTGCCTGACCGGCACCGTGCAGGCCACCGTGACAGGACACGACGAGGCCGAGATCGCCTGGGTCACCGGCACCCCGTGGCAGGGCCGCGGCCTCGCCTCCGAAGCGGCACGGGGGCTCGTCGACTGGCTACGGGAACAGGGCGTGCGGACGATCATCGCCCACATCCACCCCGCCCACCGGGCCTCGGCCGCCGTCGCCACAGCAGCGGGGCTGTCACCGACGGAGGAGGAACACGACGGCGAGATCAGGTGGCGGTTGCCTTCGCGGCACTGAAGCCGGGCCTGGTCGAGCTGTTCACCCCAGGAGATCGGACGGCTCGACGCCGATCCCGTGGGCGACCGGAGCAGCGTGTCGAGGTCGAGTCGGGGAGGGTCGCGAGGCCCTTCCTCGGGCCGGGTGAGGTCGCGATCCTCGCGCGCTCGGCGGATCCGTTTCCCGTTCCACGCAGCGGGCGACGGCCCAGGCGTCGGGTGGGTCCGAACGAGTCACCCGCCCCCACCGCCGACGCCCGGCACCCACGCTCCCGCCCCCGCATTCGCCATGTCGACGCGCGAAGAGAGCCGGAGGGCAGTGCTGTGCTCGCGTGGCCGGCCGCGGCGATGCCCCCTGGAGGGCGACCTCAGGAAGAGGCCCGTCCCACCAACTCCGTAGCCAGCACCACCTGGCGGCGTTCCAGGCCCCGGGACACCGCCGGGCGGCGGTCCGCGATCTCTGTCAGCAGGAGGTCCAGCATTCTGCGGCCCATCTCCTCGATGGGCTGGCGGACGCTCGTCAGGGGTGGGTCCATGTGGCGGGCGATCGCCGAGTCGTCGTAGCCGACCAGGGCGATGTCCTCCGGGATGCGGCGGCCCGCCTCGCGCAGGGCCCGGCGGGCGCCGGCCGCCATGACGTCGGAGCCGGCGAAGACCGCGTCGAGGGCAGGGGTGCGGGCGAGGAGTTCCCCCATCGCCCGGTGGCCGCCCTCCTCGGTGAAGTCGCCCGGGGCGATGAGGCCTTCGTCCACCTCGTACCCCGCGTCGCGCAGGGCGTCGCGGTAGCCGTCGACGCGCCGCTGGGCGCCGTAGACGTCGAGGCGGCCGGTGATGTGGGCGATGCGGGTACGGCCGTGGGAGAGGAGGTGCTCGACCGCCGAGCGGCCGCCGCCGTAGTTGTCGGAGTCGACCGAGGGCAGCGTCTCCGCGGCCGAGCGCGGGCCGCTGATCACCGCCGGGATCTCCAGTTGGGCGAGCAGGTCGGGCAGCGGGTCGTCCGCGTGGACCGAGACCAGCAGGACGCCGTCCACCCGGTGCGCCGCCAGGTACTGGGCCAGCCGGCGACGTTCGCGGTCGCTACCCGCGAAGATCAGCAGCAGCTGCATCTCGGTGTCCGAGAGCTCCGCGCCGACGCCCCGCAGCATGTCCGAGAAGTACGGCTCCGCGAAGAAACGGGTCTCCGGTTCGGGGACGACCAACGCGATCGCGTCCGTGCGGTTGGCGGCGAGGGCGCGGGCCGCGGTGTTCGGGACGTAGCCGAGCTCGGCGACCGCCGCCTCCACCGCCGCGCGGGTCGCGTCGCTGACCCTCGGCGAACCGTTGATCACCCGGGAGACCGTGCCGCGGCCGACGCCGGCGCGTGCGGCCACCTCTTCGAGGGTCGGCCGGCCACCGCTCCGCCCCCGCGTTCCGTGGCTTGCCATGGGCTCCGCCTTCCCGCCGTTGTTCGCGCTGACCTGGAATCTAACAGTCCTGTCCGTTCGGGCCACCGCCGCTGGGGGCCGCCGCCTCCGGGCCACCCCCACGTCTCCGTTTCGGCCGTCGGCGCACTCGCCGGGCGGGCTCGACTCGGCCACCCCTGGCGGGAAAGCGCTGTCTGCACGAGTTAGCTAACGGGCGGATAACTGAACGCATCTCTCCGCGCCTTCGCCCTTGACACCCCCGCCCGAACCGACGACTCTTCAACACATCACCTGTGGGAGCGCTCCCACGGTACCTGACACATACACATCCCGCACGTTCCCCGCCCGAGCCGCAGCGAGTAACTAACGGGCCCAACAATGCAGTTGGCCGGGGGGTCGGCACGTCAGGGCAACTGGAGGACGCAATGCGAGCACGTACCCGAACCGCCCGCAAGGCGGTGGTCCTGGCGGCCGTCGCGACGCTGGGCGCCGGGCTGCTGGCCGGCTGTGCCGACGACGGCGGCGACGACAACGCTTCCGACGGTTCGTCGTCGGGCAGCGGCAAGGGCAAGACCACGATCACGCTGGGTCTGTTCGGCACGATGGGCTTCAAGGAGGCCGGTCTCTACACCGAGTACGAGAAGCTCCACCCGGACATCAAGATCGCCGAGAATGTCACGGAGCGGAACGAGAACTACTACCCGGCGCTCGTCAACCACCTCACCACCAACAGCGGCCTGATGGACGTCCAGGCCATCGAGGTCGGCAACATCGCCGAGGTGGTGGCCACGCAGGCGACCAAGTTCGAGGACATGTCCAAGGTCTCGGGCGTGGACAAGAGCAAGTGGCTGGACTGGAAGTGGTCGCAGGGCACCACCAAGGACGGCCAGACGATCGGTCTCGGCACCGACATCGGGCCGATGGCCCTCTGCTACCGCAAGGACCTCTTCCAGGCGGCCGGTCTGCCCACCGACCGCGAGGCGGTCGGCAAGCTGTGGGCCGGTGACTGGAACAAGTTCGTCGCCACCGGCGAGCAGTACAAGAGGAAGGCCAAGGCTGGCACGTTCTTCATGGACTCCCCCGGCGGCCTGATCAACGCCATCCTCAGCAGTGAGAAGGAGAAGTTCTACGACTCCTCCGGCGAGATCATCTACAAGTCGAACCCGGCCGTGAAGGCCGCCTTCGACCTGACGGCGAAGGCAGCCGAGGAGGGCCTGGTCCAGGCGCAGACGCAGTTCCAGCCGGCCTGGGACACCACGATCGCCAACAGCAAGTTCGCCACCATCGCCTGCCCGCCGTGGATGCTCGGCACCATCAAGGGCAAGGCGAAGCCGGAGGACGCCGGCAAGTGGGACGTGGCCGTCGCGCCCAAGTCCGGCAACTGGGGCGGTTCCTTCCTGGGCGTGCCGAAGAGCGGCAAGCACGTGAAGGAGGCCGAGGCGTTCATCACCTGGCTGACCGCGCCCGAGCAGCAGGCGAAGCTGTTCAAGGTGCAGGGCTCCTTCCCGAGCGCCCCGAGCACGTACACGATGCCCGAGGTCACCGGCGCGAAGAACGAGATGACCGGTGACTCCCCGATCGGCACGGTCTTCTCCGAGGCCGCCAAGACCGCCCCGGTCCAGGTGATCGGCCCGAAGGACCAGATCATCCAGCAGGGTCTGACCGACAACGGCGTCATCCTCGTGACGAAGGGCAAGTCGGCGGAGGAGGCCTGGAAGACGGCCACCAAGACCATCGACAACAACCTGGACAAGTGACCCGTATGGCCACCCGCAACGACACCGCCGCGCCCCCCGCCAAGGAGGGGGGCGCGGCCCCGGGCCGCCCGCCCGCCGTCTCCACGGAGGACGAGCGGCGCCACCGGGCCCGGCTGTCCCGCCGCTGGCAGCGGGACATGCGCTGGAGCCCGTACGCCTTCGTCTCGCCGTTCTTCCTGCTGTTCGTCGCCTTCGGTCTGTTCCCGCTGCTCTACACGGGCTGGGCGTCACTGCACCAGGTGGAGATGACCGCGCCGACCGACATGACGTGGGTGGGGATGCGCAACTACACGCGCATCTTCGACGACGACTTCTTCTGGAACGCGGCGAAGAACACCCTGACGATCGGGATCATCTCCACCGTTCCGCAGCTGCTGATGGCCATGGGCCTCGCCCACATCCTCAACTACAGACTGCGGGCCTCGACCTTCTACCGGGTCGCGATGCTCGCGCCGTACGCGACGTCGATCGCGGCCGCCTCGCTCGTCTTCGTGCTGCTCTTCGGGCGCGACTACGGCATGATCAACTGGGCGCTGCACTTCGTCGGGATCGACGCGATCGACTGGCAGAACGACAAGTGGCCGTCGCAGATCGCGGTGTCGTCGATCGTCATCTGGCGGTGGACGGGCTACAACGCGCTGATCTATCTGGCCGCGATGCAGGCGATCCCGCAGGACCTGTACGAGTCGGCGGCGCTGGACGGGGCGAGCCGCTGGAAGCAGTTCCTGCACGTCACGCTGCCGTCGCTGCGGCCGACGATCCTGTTCACGGTCGTCGTGTCGACGATCGGCGCCAGTCAGGTCTTCGGCGAGCCGCTGCTGTTCGACGCCAACAAGGGCGCTTCGGGCGGCGCGGAGCACCAGTTCCAGACGCTGGGCCTGTACCTGTACGAGCAGGGCTGGGTGAACCAGCACCTGGGCCGGGCCTCGGCGATCGCCTGGACGATGTTCCTGATCCTGATCGTGGTCGGCATCGTCAACTACGTCATCTCGCGCCGGCTGCGCGCCAGTAGTTAGGAGTACCGGCCGTGACGACGACGACAACGACCGCGAAGTCCGTGGAGCCCGAGGACGCCGTACCGACGGCCCGGAAGGTGCGCCGCCCGAAGTCCGCGCGGGCGGGCGGCCAGATGCACGGCGGCCCGATCGCCTACGCGATCCTGATCCTGTTCACCATCGGCTCGCTGTTCCCGCTGGTGTGGACGGCGATCGCCGCGTCCCGCGACAACAACCGGCTGGCGCAGTCGCCGCCGCCGTTCGTGTTCGGCTCGAACCTCTTCCACAACCTGGACGTGGCCTGGAACGA
Coding sequences within it:
- the glmS gene encoding glutamine--fructose-6-phosphate transaminase (isomerizing); the encoded protein is MCGIVGYIGKRDVAPLLLEGLQRLEYRGYDSAGIVVTSPKTAGLKMVKAKGRVRDLEAKVPARFKGTTGIAHTRWATHGAPSDVNAHPHMSADLKVAVVHNGIIDNASDLRKKLEADGVEFLSDTDTEVLVHLVARSQAEKLEDKVREALRVVEGTYGIAVMHADFNDRIVVARNGSPVVLGIGEKEMFVASDIAALVAHTRQIVTLDDGEMATLKADDFRTYTTEGTRTTAEPTTVEWEAASYDMGGHDTYMHKEIHEQADAVDRVLRGRIDDRFSTVHLGGLNLDAREARQIRRVKILGCGTSYHAGMIGAQMIEELARIPADAEPASEFRYRNAVVDPDTLYIAVSQSGETYDVLAAVQELKRKGARVLGVVNVVGSAIAREADGGVYVHAGPEVCVVSTKCFTNTTVAFALLALHLGRTRDLSVRDGKRIIEGLRKLPGQIAEILSYEEEIKKLAEEFAEARSMLFIGRVRGYPVAREASLKLKEVSYIHAEAYPASELKHGPLALIEPALPTVAIVPNDDLLEKNRAALEEIKARSGKILAVAHECQEKADQTIVVPKNEDELDPILMGIPLQLLAYYTAKALGRDIDKPRNLAKSVTVE
- a CDS encoding GPR1/FUN34/YaaH family transporter; amino-acid sequence: MDKDVSAGSGITTIAGRLALGVTLLAFGLGYTDLIDGVTAADAVSIAHYVGGVALFVAGLFALRDRDTATGTAHTVLGAFWFTWAVSAGAQVSDNAAGLFLLLFALVALSLTLAGGDQLGQGAYGLFCVALVLMAVARFAGSDGLTKAGGWFAVAAGAVAWYAATAALAHWPTAFSRRAARPGVTATG
- a CDS encoding universal stress protein produces the protein MAGHEFFEPADRKRPVADPTAAEPLAAEDARHACDPAFKHGVVVGFDGSTSSERALAYAVGMAHRSGSGLIIVHVANRLPTTVWAGCEPPVFVDVPDHRTEVLGLELACADYLAEVPWILVERGGDICHELEEVGREYEADAIVVGSTHGIVGRIFGSVAGRLAKRAKRPVVVIP
- a CDS encoding helix-turn-helix domain-containing protein, with amino-acid sequence MSHDSTAAPEAAARKLSGRRRKEIVAVLLFSGGPIFESSIPLSVFGIDRQDAGVPRYRLLVCGGEEGPLRTTGGLELTAPHGLEAIARAGTVVVPAWRSITSPPPEEALDALRRAHEEGARIVGLCTGAFVLAAAGLLDGRPATTHWMYAPTLAKRYPSVHVDPRELFVDDGDVLTSAGTAAGIDLCLHIVRTDHGNEAAGALARRLVVPPRRSGGQERYLDRSLPEEIGADPLAEVVAWALEHLHEQFDVETLAARAYMSRRTFDRRFRSLTGSAPLQWLITQRVLQAQRLLETSDYSVDEVAGRCGFRSPVALRGHFRRQLGSSPAAYRAAYRARRPQGERTTDSEPSSPTPPPPALHPDAPGPVPPQLRRTAGAMGSSASLPSEHARDAYATSRASLPGQRSGT
- the orn gene encoding oligoribonuclease; translated protein: MNDRMVWIDCEMTGLSLSDDALIEVAALVTDSELNILGDGVDIVIRPPAKALETMPEVVREMHTTSGLLDELAGGTTLAEAEAQVLAYVREHVKEPGKAPLCGNSVGTDRGFLARDMSALEGYLHYRIVDVSSIKELARRWYPRAYFNSPEKNGNHRALADIRESIAELRYYREAVFVPQPGPDSDTARTIAAKHVLPAQ
- a CDS encoding GNAT family N-acetyltransferase; this encodes MGSAVHAEPISTARLDLLPLRVEHAAEMATVLADPALHTFIGGAPSTPKSLHTRYERLVAGSGDPSVSWCNWVLRLRDADCLTGTVQATVTGHDEAEIAWVTGTPWQGRGLASEAARGLVDWLREQGVRTIIAHIHPAHRASAAVATAAGLSPTEEEHDGEIRWRLPSRH
- a CDS encoding LacI family DNA-binding transcriptional regulator — protein: MASHGTRGRSGGRPTLEEVAARAGVGRGTVSRVINGSPRVSDATRAAVEAAVAELGYVPNTAARALAANRTDAIALVVPEPETRFFAEPYFSDMLRGVGAELSDTEMQLLLIFAGSDRERRRLAQYLAAHRVDGVLLVSVHADDPLPDLLAQLEIPAVISGPRSAAETLPSVDSDNYGGGRSAVEHLLSHGRTRIAHITGRLDVYGAQRRVDGYRDALRDAGYEVDEGLIAPGDFTEEGGHRAMGELLARTPALDAVFAGSDVMAAGARRALREAGRRIPEDIALVGYDDSAIARHMDPPLTSVRQPIEEMGRRMLDLLLTEIADRRPAVSRGLERRQVVLATELVGRASS
- a CDS encoding ABC transporter substrate-binding protein codes for the protein MRARTRTARKAVVLAAVATLGAGLLAGCADDGGDDNASDGSSSGSGKGKTTITLGLFGTMGFKEAGLYTEYEKLHPDIKIAENVTERNENYYPALVNHLTTNSGLMDVQAIEVGNIAEVVATQATKFEDMSKVSGVDKSKWLDWKWSQGTTKDGQTIGLGTDIGPMALCYRKDLFQAAGLPTDREAVGKLWAGDWNKFVATGEQYKRKAKAGTFFMDSPGGLINAILSSEKEKFYDSSGEIIYKSNPAVKAAFDLTAKAAEEGLVQAQTQFQPAWDTTIANSKFATIACPPWMLGTIKGKAKPEDAGKWDVAVAPKSGNWGGSFLGVPKSGKHVKEAEAFITWLTAPEQQAKLFKVQGSFPSAPSTYTMPEVTGAKNEMTGDSPIGTVFSEAAKTAPVQVIGPKDQIIQQGLTDNGVILVTKGKSAEEAWKTATKTIDNNLDK
- a CDS encoding carbohydrate ABC transporter permease codes for the protein MATRNDTAAPPAKEGGAAPGRPPAVSTEDERRHRARLSRRWQRDMRWSPYAFVSPFFLLFVAFGLFPLLYTGWASLHQVEMTAPTDMTWVGMRNYTRIFDDDFFWNAAKNTLTIGIISTVPQLLMAMGLAHILNYRLRASTFYRVAMLAPYATSIAAASLVFVLLFGRDYGMINWALHFVGIDAIDWQNDKWPSQIAVSSIVIWRWTGYNALIYLAAMQAIPQDLYESAALDGASRWKQFLHVTLPSLRPTILFTVVVSTIGASQVFGEPLLFDANKGASGGAEHQFQTLGLYLYEQGWVNQHLGRASAIAWTMFLILIVVGIVNYVISRRLRASS